In the genome of Penaeus vannamei isolate JL-2024 chromosome 26, ASM4276789v1, whole genome shotgun sequence, one region contains:
- the LOC138866670 gene encoding piggyBac transposable element-derived protein 4-like translates to MTRDQFDQLTTHLHFSHLEGAQLPEDRMWRLRPVVDALNDSFRTTFVPGRRSLWKFRERLAFRTYNSTKRARFGLKVNKLCQYRPGCRVHLLFQGIHREGAWRQAFFHKSCAPSMEYGGFLDKGYQLFVDNWYTSPTLFHLLQSRKTNAVGTARLNRKFMRKDITVRQQHDWVVGLDEEGQQQRYHAVYRPYRQSGTGTSFSLYVAIVNAWAVHRVLGGRDSLRAFRLELIPELLGQFREGANPIRARTATRLPVAARRALQQRQHAISEIPDGKRRRCHWCTRQGRRRSSRSYCREYDVGLCTYGCFEAWHIL, encoded by the exons ATGACGAGAGATCAATTCGACCAGTTAACGACACACCTCCATTTCTCGCATTTGGAGGGAGCTCAACTTCCAGAGGACAGGATGTGGAGGCTCCGACCAGTCGTGGACGCCCTCAACGACTCGTTCCGGACGACTTTCGTCCCGGGTAGGAGATCGTTGTGGAAGTTCCGTGAGCGATTAGCTTTCAGGACCTACAACTCAACCAAGAGGGCGAGGTTCGGGTTGAAGGTGAATAAACTGTGCCAGTACCGGCCCGGCTGCAGGGTACACCTCTTGTTTCAAGGTATACACCGGGAAGGAGCGTGGCGACAAGCCTTCTTCCACAAAAGCTGTGCTCCATCGATGGAGTATGGCGGCTTCCTTGACAAAGGATACCAGTTGTTTGTGGATAACTGGTACACGTCGCCAACACTCTTTCATTTGTTGCAGTCACGAAAGACGAATGCGGTAGGGACAGCCCGGCTGAACAGGAAGTTCATGCGCAAGGACATCACTGTGAGGCAGCAGCACGACTGGGTTGTTGGCCTTGATGAGGAAGGACAGCAACAACGTTACCATGCTGTCTACCGTCCATACCGCC AGTCTGGTACAGGaacgtctttttctctttacgtGGCCATTGTCAACGCCTGGGCCGTCCATCGTGTCCTAGGCGGGAGGGATTCACTGAGGGCCTTCAGACTGGAGCTCATCCCTGAACTCTTGGGGCAGTTCAGGGAGGGGGCCAATCCCATCAGGGCCCGCACTGCAACACGTTTACCAGTTGCAGCCAGGCGGGCTCTGCAGCAGCGGCAGCATGCAATCTCAGAAATCCCCGACGGCAAGCGAAGGAGGTGCCATTGGTGTACCCGTCAGGGCAGGAGGAGAAGCAGTAGAAGCTACTGCAGAGAGTACGACGTGGGACTGTGCACTTATGGGTGCTTCGAGGCATGGCACATCTTATAA
- the LOC113810880 gene encoding uncharacterized protein, whose translation MWNRPLHSGEIGALAQCRSSGRGNVFSSDTAEFENFGVKEKWVDILDLCRPVQHNLILPETRTVEESLDMCKLLNATIAVPASPLDNESLQNDTIAFADVCLPTASWKVWLGISDAEEDGVWRRFGSSDRVTYTNFAPVNAASSYSCASMMVNGFWDGDLCTNKRCTSCHVEPADYLVVRGLCFESEYRSRFRVDEYIEGRPFFRGYYDLVIVWRPEVKKWVMINTASNSTLLRTSSVTKDYPLGMRQWDVVSEVCEVTEGDVLMVSLSHCSPVHFMCRSGHCIPRELRCDFRYDCRDGSDESNCHVVEVSDEQQRHIPPSGPDGGPLRLRAALVISRIANIDDINMAITLEFQFTLTWTDRRLRFRHLKDTKNGTILTEADAEKLWRPRYQLVNLEGGDQKLLAQSFMVNGANDGTTPDFNSVDMDVRYPGAMNELSMIQRFTARVTCYFHLYSYPFDIQHCSIDLRLPTEHEGYVAFSLSDAEVLYTGPRTLSTYTIRDERIDRSLGPSALSVYFDLHRRQGVILFSTFLPSGMLLLVSWATLFLGLDALNARAIMSLTTLLVLYTLFSNMSRSLPSGAAIKLIDIWFFVIIFLLFVNILIHIFVDNKVPETTNRIFVKGNTQTNSISVVKPQTSRSVKFLKVYRLIGLPVIVVLFNILFWSAVFLES comes from the exons ATGTGGAACCGACCGCTGCATTCGGGAGAGATAGGAGCCCTGGCCCAGTGTCGGTCGAGCGGTCGGGGGAACGTCTTCAGCTCCGACACGGCAGAGTTCGAAAATTTCGGAGTGAAGGAAAAGTGGGTCGACATTCTGGATCTGTGCAg gcCAGTCCAGCACAACCTGATTCTACCCGAGACAAGGACAGTAGAGGAATCCCTCGACATGTGCAAGCTCCTGAACGCCACCATCGCCGTTCCCGCCTCGCCCCTCGACAACGAGAGCCTGCAGAACGACACGATCGCCTTCGCCGACGTCTGCCTCCCAACGGCGTCGTGGAAGGTTTGGCTCGGGATAAGCGACGCCGAAGAAGACGGCGTCTGGAGGCGGTTCGGATCGTCCGACAGAGTCACCTACACGAACTTCGCGCCCGTGAACGCAGCCTCGTCGTACAGCTGCGCCTCCATGATGGTGAACGGCTTCTGGGACGGCGATCTGTGCACCAACAAGAGGTGCACGTCCTGCCACGTCGAACCGGCGGATTACTTGGTGGTGAGAGGCCTCTGCTTCGAATCCGAGTATCGATCTCGGTTTCGGGTGGACGAGTACATCGAAGGCCGCCCGTTCTTCCGTGGATATTACGACCTGGTGATCGTGTGGCGGCCTGAGGTCAAGAAATGGGTCATGATCAACACGGCGAGCAACAGCACGCTTCTGAGGACGTCTTCCGTTACAAAGGATTATCCGCTCGGAATGCGCCAGTGGGACGTCGTCAGCGAGGTGTGCGAGGTAACGGAAGGGGACGTCCTGATGGTGAGTCTGTCGCACTGCTCCCCCGTGCACTTCATGTGTCGCTCCGGCCACTGCATCCCGAGGGAACTGCGCTGCGACTTCCGGTACGACTGTCGCGACGGTAGCGATGAATCGAACTGCCACGTGGTGGAAGTGTCCGACGAGCAGCAGCGTCACATCCCTCCCTCGGGCCCCGACGGAGGGCCCCTCAGACTGAGAGCTGCACTCGTGATCTCGCGCATCGCCAACATCGACGACATCAACATGGCCATCACCCTCGAGTTCCAGTTCACGCTCACCTGGACGGATCGGCGCCTAAGGTTCCGGCACCTGAAGGACACGAAGAACGGCACGATTCTGACCGAGGCGGACGCGGAGAAGCTGTGGCGGCCGCGCTATCAGCTGGTCAACCTGGAGGGCGGAGATCAGAAGCTGCTGGCCCAGAGCTTCATGGTCAACGGCGCCAACGACGGCACAACGCCAGACTTCAACAGCGTCGACATGG ACGTGCGGTACCCGGGCGCGATGAACGAGCTGTCCATGATCCAGCGCTTCACCGCCCGCGTCACCTGCTACTTCCACCTGTACAGTTATCCCTTCGACATCCAGCACTGCAGCATCGACCTGCGACTCCCGACGGAGCACGAGGGCTAtgtcgccttctccctctccgacgCGGAGGTCCTCTACACGGGCCCGAGGACGCTGTCGACCTACACGATACGGGACGAGAGGATCGATCGGTCCCTCGGCCCCAGCGCCCTCAGCGTCTACTTCGACCTCCATCGCCGCCAGGGAGTCAtcctcttctccactttcctGCCGTCGGGGATGCTCCTGCTGGTGAGCTGGGCGACGCTCTTCCTGGGCCTGGACGCCCTCAACGCCCGCGCCATCATGTCCCTCACGACGCTGCTGGTGCTCTACACGCTCTTCTCGAACATGTCTCGTTCTCTGCCCTCCGGCGCGGCCATCAAACTGATCGACATCTGGTTCTTTGtgatcatctttctcctcttcgtaaacatcctcattcatatatttgtggACAATAAAGTACCAGAAACAACTAATAGGATATTCGTCAAAGggaacacccaaacaaacagcaTTTCTGTCGTTAAACCTCAGACTTCACGTTCTGTTAAGTTCCTAAAGGTATACAGGCTGATAGGCTtacctgttattgttgttctgttTAACATCTTGTTCTGGTCAGCTGTTTTTCTTGAATCTTAG